The following proteins are co-located in the Syngnathus scovelli strain Florida chromosome 5, RoL_Ssco_1.2, whole genome shotgun sequence genome:
- the wiza gene encoding protein Wiz, giving the protein MTTPKEMDQQCSPARTSADLLPDTFASALRQQEEGRTVSSLEHPTPAKPLWAPLETDAPVTLASNNNNNNGDEVHICQLCSCWYETRKALSTHARSHLHQMGIPDTDIKGSPIDFLYQIMKDEDLKSTSKKQQEQPISTNNPPGSPTKRPPGLSPLPTSPPCKRAKPPEEFTCILCGEVCKNRKGLASHSRSHLRQIGVLDLLGKAESAIDTVHDLVSSGVLEATHAPKMSSSTLAAPPSAPGSPAASQPVSPVTGQSRSSFPSTPPSLAKSPQNPVNRAPKAKKGFRLAVDPLLRKPKPEPLEIDVSLMGGASSSSGSTPPLNLSASVTPSKALSADEHPPPTVPCDYCGQLFETRKALSCHARAHLRQLGLTWSIKTSPIDLLNDVMMQGDNKFLSGEVSSSGKIQWSPQGPKRSSESHQTLSKLSSSPLDYSMKDKSPSCKSGAMTLGKSCELCGFSFENRKALASHARAHLRQLGVLEWRSEGATSPIERLRELMRKDPVKVAAVTRRYREGDVNIKKKTVSLSTLSDSESLPGSNPNFSGHKVGKDDQGVSLGTSKQVHTHAVAAYGGGGVRAPRALALPKRIPPAGEENQDTNSQQPSRTGSIPALLPKPPLTPLVKLVGKVYSLKCRFCEKVFHGPHSVQEQWITHLQKHILSLGYKGQESPPAAPPGLIQSVAV; this is encoded by the exons ATGACAACCCCAAAAGAGATGGATCAACAATGTTCTCCAGCCCGAACATCAGCAGATTTGCTTCCTGATACATTTGCTTCAGCTTTAAGACAACAGGAGGAAGGCAGAACTGTATCCTCTTTGGAGCACCCCACACCAGCAAAGCCACTATGGGCGCCTCTTGAAACGGATGCCCCGGTCACATTAG cttcaaacaacaacaacaacaacggcgACGAGGTTCACATTTGCCAGCTTTGTAGCTGCTGGTATGAGACACGTAAAGCTCTGTCCACTCACGCTCGCTCCCATTTGCACCAAATGGGAATCCCCGACACTGACATCAAGGGCAGCCCCATTGACTTTCTTTATCAGATCATGAAGGATGAAGACCTCAAGTCCACCAGCAAGAAGCAACAGGAGCAGCCTATTTCTACAAACAATCCACCTGGGAGTCCCACTAAACGTCCACCAGGGCTCTCCCCTCTGCCTACGTCACCTCCTTGTAAGCGAGCAAAGCCCCCTGAGGAGTTCACTTGTATTCTTTGCGGGGAGGTCTGTAAAAATCGGAAAGGCTTGGCTAGCCACTCGCGGTCTCATCTACGACAGATTGGAGTTCTGGACCTTCTGGGGAAAGCTGAGTCCGCTATTGATACTGTTCACGATCTGGTGAGCAGTGGCGTGTTAGAAGCTACGCATGCCCCAAAAATGAGCAGCAGCACTTTGGCCGCACCCCCTTCAGCGCCAGGCTCTCCTGCGGCCTCCCAGCCTGTGTCCCCTGTCACGGGGCAATCCAGGTCCTCTTTTCCCTCCACCCCCCCGAGCCTTGCCAAGTCTCCACAGAACCCAGTGAATCGTGCCCCAAAGGCAAAGAAAGGCTTTCGTCTGGCGGTGGACCCTCTCCTGAGAAAACCCAAGCCTGAGCCTTTGGAGATTGATGTGTCTCTCATGGGTGGAGCCAGCTCAAGCAGCGGAAGTACTCCACCACTGAACTTATCTGCTTCTGTAACTCCTTCCAAAGCTCTCAGTGCAG ATGAACACCCGCCTCCGACAGTACCCTGCGACTACTGCGGTCAGCTTTTCGAGACTCGCAAAGCGCTGTCGTGCCACGCCCGCGCCCATCTGCGCCAGCTTGGCCTCACCTGGTCAATCAAGACGTCACCGATCGATCTCCTCAATGATGTCATGATGCAAGGTGACAACAAGTTTTTGTCCGGCGAGGTGTCGTCATCTGGGAAAATCCAGTGGAGTCCTCAAGGTCCTAAAAGGTCATCGGAGAGCCACCAGACGCTCTCCAAGCTGTCCTCCTCACCTTTGGATTACTCCATGAAAGACAAATCTCCATCTTGCAAGAGTGGAGCTATGACCTTAG GCAAATCGTGTGAGCTTTGTGGCTTTAGCTTTGAAAACCGCAAGGCGCTAGCCAGTCACGCACGGGCTCACCTTCGCCAACTGGGCGTGCTGGAATGGAGATCGGAAGGGGCAACCTCGCCGATTGAACGCCTCCGAGAGTTAATGCGGAAGGACCCGGTTAAGGTGGCTGCTGTCACCCGTCGCTATCGTGAGGGAGACGTGAACATCAAGAAG AAAACTGTTTCGCTATCCACTCTGTCAGATTCTGAATCACTGCCTGGCAGCAACCCGAATTTCTCAGGTCATAAAGTAGGCAAAGATGACCAAGGTGTATCTCTCGGTACATCCAAACAAGTCCACACGCATGCTGTAGCAGCGTATGGCGGAGGTGGTGTGCGCGCTCCAAGAG CACTTGCGCTTCCAAAACGTATTCCACCAGCAGGAGAAGAAAACCAAGACACCAACTCGCAGCAACCATCGCGGACCGGAAGCATCCCGGCTCTGCTGCCCAAACCGCCGTTAACTCCTTTGGTCAAACTGGTCGGAAAAGTTTACTCTCTCAAGTGCAG GTTCTGTGAAAAAGTGTTTCATGGACCTCACTCTGTTCAAGAGCAGTGGATCACACATCTGCAAAAACACATTCTGTCGCTGGGCTACAAAGGTCAAGAGTCTCCCCCTGCTGCTCCCCCCGGTCTCATCCAATCTGTGGCTGTGTAG
- the junba gene encoding junB proto-oncogene, AP-1 transcription factor subunit a isoform X1: MSTIMEQPFYDDSFLSAYGHSGAALPDYKLLKQNMNLNLSDPYRSSNFKSHHLRTDSELYSAATADSGSLKLASPDLERLIIQNSNGLITTTPTPSQYLYNRGITEEQEGFAEGFVKALDDLHKMNQMAPPNVSIGTGGVACSAPGSVFGAPMQPEPLEYTNLGSCSTNPGLSSAVSYPSATISYLPHHPYHHHHHHHHHSQSHHPQGAAHAPHSFQHSLAGAGLHAPRFSGLKEEPQTVPDMQSSDSSPPMSPIDLENQERIKAERKRLRNRLAASKCRRRKLERIARLEDRVKVLKTDNAGLSNTASLLREQVAQLKEKVMTHVNSGCQLMLSPKVKSY, encoded by the coding sequence ATGTCCACAATAATGGAACAGCCTTTTTATGACGACTCGTTTCTCTCTGCTTATGGCCATTCAGGCGCAGCCCTGCCAGACTACAAGTTACTAAAGCAGAACATGAACTTGAACTTGTCTGATCCTTATCGGAGCTCCAACTTCAAGTCTCACCACCTGCGGACCGACTCTGAGTTGTATTCGGCGGCCACGGCGGATTCGGGCTCCCTCAAGCTCGCCTCTCCGGATTTAGAGCGACTTATCATTCAGAACAGCAACGGGCTCATCACCACCACGCCGACGCCGAGCCAGTACCTGTACAACCGCGGGATCACAGAGGAGCAGGAGGGCTTTGCCGAAGGTTTCGTGAAGGCGTTGGACGACTTGCACAAGATGAACCAGATGGCACCGCCCAACGTGTCCATCGGAACCGGGGGTGTAGCCTGCTCGGCGCCCGGTTCGGTGTTCGGGGCACCTATGCAGCCAGAGCCGCTCGAGTACACTAATCTGGGCAGTTGCTCCACGAACCCCGGCTTGTCGTCGGCTGTCAGCTACCCGTCCGCCACCATCAGCTACCTGCCGCACCACCcctatcaccaccaccaccatcatcaccatcacTCCCAATCGCATCACCCCCAGGGTGCGGCGCACGCCCCCCACTCCTTCCAACACTCGTTGGCCGGCGCCGGGCTGCATGCACCGCGCTTCAGCGGCCTCAAGGAGGAGCCCCAGACCGTCCCGGACATGCAGAGCAGTGACAGCTCGCCACCCATGTCCCCCATCGACCTGGAGAACCAGGAGCGAATCAAGGCGGAGCGCAAGCGGCTCAGGAATCGGCTGGCGGCGTCCAAGTGTCGGCGGCGCAAGCTGGAGCGCATCGCCCGTTTGGAGGACAGAGTTAAGGTTCTGAAAACAGACAACGCGGGGCTGTCCAACACGGCGTCCCTCTTACGGGAGCAGGTGGCCCAACTCAAAGAGAAAGTCATGACGCATGTGAACAGCGGCTGTCAGCTCATGTTGTCTCCCAAAGTCAAATCCTACTGA
- the junba gene encoding junB proto-oncogene, AP-1 transcription factor subunit a isoform X2 has product MNLNLSDPYRSSNFKSHHLRTDSELYSAATADSGSLKLASPDLERLIIQNSNGLITTTPTPSQYLYNRGITEEQEGFAEGFVKALDDLHKMNQMAPPNVSIGTGGVACSAPGSVFGAPMQPEPLEYTNLGSCSTNPGLSSAVSYPSATISYLPHHPYHHHHHHHHHSQSHHPQGAAHAPHSFQHSLAGAGLHAPRFSGLKEEPQTVPDMQSSDSSPPMSPIDLENQERIKAERKRLRNRLAASKCRRRKLERIARLEDRVKVLKTDNAGLSNTASLLREQVAQLKEKVMTHVNSGCQLMLSPKVKSY; this is encoded by the coding sequence ATGAACTTGAACTTGTCTGATCCTTATCGGAGCTCCAACTTCAAGTCTCACCACCTGCGGACCGACTCTGAGTTGTATTCGGCGGCCACGGCGGATTCGGGCTCCCTCAAGCTCGCCTCTCCGGATTTAGAGCGACTTATCATTCAGAACAGCAACGGGCTCATCACCACCACGCCGACGCCGAGCCAGTACCTGTACAACCGCGGGATCACAGAGGAGCAGGAGGGCTTTGCCGAAGGTTTCGTGAAGGCGTTGGACGACTTGCACAAGATGAACCAGATGGCACCGCCCAACGTGTCCATCGGAACCGGGGGTGTAGCCTGCTCGGCGCCCGGTTCGGTGTTCGGGGCACCTATGCAGCCAGAGCCGCTCGAGTACACTAATCTGGGCAGTTGCTCCACGAACCCCGGCTTGTCGTCGGCTGTCAGCTACCCGTCCGCCACCATCAGCTACCTGCCGCACCACCcctatcaccaccaccaccatcatcaccatcacTCCCAATCGCATCACCCCCAGGGTGCGGCGCACGCCCCCCACTCCTTCCAACACTCGTTGGCCGGCGCCGGGCTGCATGCACCGCGCTTCAGCGGCCTCAAGGAGGAGCCCCAGACCGTCCCGGACATGCAGAGCAGTGACAGCTCGCCACCCATGTCCCCCATCGACCTGGAGAACCAGGAGCGAATCAAGGCGGAGCGCAAGCGGCTCAGGAATCGGCTGGCGGCGTCCAAGTGTCGGCGGCGCAAGCTGGAGCGCATCGCCCGTTTGGAGGACAGAGTTAAGGTTCTGAAAACAGACAACGCGGGGCTGTCCAACACGGCGTCCCTCTTACGGGAGCAGGTGGCCCAACTCAAAGAGAAAGTCATGACGCATGTGAACAGCGGCTGTCAGCTCATGTTGTCTCCCAAAGTCAAATCCTACTGA
- the LOC125968457 gene encoding phosphoglycerate mutase 1: MAAYKLVLIRHGESCWNQENRFCGWFDADLSETGEQEAKRGGQALKDAGYEFDICYTSVLKRAVRTLWYVLDSIDQMWLPVHRTWRLNERHYGGLTGLNKAETAAKHGEAQVKIWRRSFDIPPPPMDEGHDFYQTISKDRRYADLTEDQLPTCESLKDTIARALPFWNDEIAPQIKEGKRVLIAAHGNSLRGIVKHLEGMSEEAIMELNLPTGIPVVYELDKNLKPIGPMQFLGDEETVQKAMAAVAAQGKAKK, from the exons ATGGCAGCGTACAAACTGGTGCTGATCCGCCACGGAGAGAGCTGCTGGAACCAGGAAAACCGCTTCTGTGGATGGTTTGACGCAGACTTGAGCGAGACAGGGGAGCAGGAGGCAAAGAGAGGAGGACAAGCTTTGAAAG ATGCTGGCTATGAGTTTGATATTTGCTACACCTCCGTTCTTAAGCGAGCCGTCCGTACTCTGTGGTATGTTCTGGACAGCATCGACCAGATGTGGCTGCCTGTGCACAGGACATGGCGCCTCAACGAACGCCATTACGGTGGTCTGACTGGCCTGAACAAGGCTGAAACGGCAGCTAAACACGGAGAGGCCCAAGTGAAGATTTGGAGGCGCTCTTTTGACATCCCTCCTCCACCCATGGATGAAGGCCATGACTTCTATCAGACCATAAGCAAG GACCGGCGTTATGCTGATCTGACAGAGGACCAGCTTCCAACTTGTGAAAGCCTGAAGGACACCATTGCTAGGGCTCTTCCTTTTTGGAATGATGAGATAGCTCCACAGATCAAAGAAGGGAAGCGGGTTCTGATTGCTGCCCATGGCAACAGTCTCCGTGGTATTGTCAAGCACCTTGAGG GTATGTCTGAAGAGGCCATCATGGAGCTGAACCTTCCTACTGGTATTCCTGTTGTCTATGAGTTGGACAAAAATCTGAAGCCCATAGGACCCATGCAGTTTCTGGGAGATGAAGAGACCGTGCAGAAAGCCATGGCTGCTGTGGCAGCTCAGggtaaagcaaaaaaataa
- the LOC125968456 gene encoding prostaglandin E2 receptor EP1 subtype produces MLALGRCNSSSSPLIPRSSNGSGGKAAPLVALEMSQQGNLTAGGVVVVLLPMTLGIVSNIVALIILANAYWLQRRRSKASFLLFATSLVVTDFMGHVIPGALVLRLYLSGGVRPEDSNASDGMCQFLGGSMVFFGLCPLFLGCAMAAERCLGVTRPLLHSSLVTSTRTKMCLSAIWLAALFVALLPCFQLGSYTYQDPGTWCFIRVLNDIHEGDVAFVLLFSGLGLSSLAAAVVCNTISGLTLVLARIRRKPGSHHSAKSHDIEMVVQLLGITVTSCICWCPLLIFGLMSAIQSYTGSLGEELSTYKMLLVIGVRLATWNQILDPWVYILLRRTVLRKIYLIAKCQAGLGGNLFGCLGSTSPPQSEKNEVNQA; encoded by the exons ATGTTAGCTTTGGGCCGCTGTAACTCTTCATCCTCACCGCTCATCCCTCGTTCATCAAATGGCAGCGGAGGGAAAGCGGCGCCCCTGGTGGCCCTTGAGATGTCGCAGCAGGGAAACTTGACCGCCGGCGGCGTGGTGGTGGTGCTATTGCCCATGACGTTGGGTATCGTGTCCAACATCGTGGCCCTGATCATCTTGGCCAACGCTTACTGGCTCCAGCGACGGCGCTCCAAAGCCAGCTTTCTGCTCTTTGCTACCTCCCTGGTGGTCACGGACTTCATGGGCCACGTGATCCCCGGTGCCTTGGTTCTGAGACTCTACCTCTCTGGAGGCGTGCGGCCAGAGGACTCTAACGCTTCTGATGGCATGTGTCAGTTCCTGGGAGGAAGCATGGTGTTTTTCGGCCTGTGCCCGCTCTTCCTGGGTTGTGCCATGGCCGCGGAGCGCTGTCTGGGTGTAACCAGGCCACTCCTGCACTCCTCTCTGGTCACAAGCACCCGCACTAAAATGTGCCTGTCTGCAATTTGGCTGGCCGCTCTGTTTGTGGCCCTGCTGCCCTGCTTCCAGCTGGGCTCGTACACCTATCAGGACCCAGGCACTTGGTGCTTTATTCGAGTGCTGAACGACATTCACGAGGGGGACGTGGCATTTGTGCTGCTTTTTTCTGGGCTCGGCCTGAGCTCGCTGGCTGCGGCAGTGGTGTGTAATACCATCAGTGGATTGACGCTAGTGCTGGCGAGGATCAGGAGGAAGCCCGGCTCGCATCATTCGGCCAAGTCACATGACATTGAGATGGTGGTGCAGCTGCTGGGGATCACAGTCACCTCATGCATCTGCTGGTGTCCTCTACTG ATCTTTGGCCTGATGTCCGCCATCCAATCCTACACAGGATCCCTTGGAGAGGAGCTTTCCACCTACAAAATGCTACTGGTGATAGGTGTGAGACTGGCCACGTGGAACCAGATCCTGGACCCGTGGGTCTATATCCTGCTGCGCCGAACCGTTCTACGGAAAATCTACCTCATTGCTAAGTGCCAAGCGGGCCTGGGAGGCAATTTATTTGGATGTTTAGGCTCGACATCTCCTCCCCAGTCAGAGAAGAATGAAGTCAACCAAGCCTAA
- the prdx2 gene encoding peroxiredoxin-2: protein MSSGNAKIGKPAPAFKATAVVDGQFKDIQLSDYKGKYVVFFFYPLDFTFVCPTEIVAFSDRAEEFRKIGCEVLGCSVDSHFSHLAWINTPRKQGGLGNMKIPLVADLTKNISRDYGVLKEDDGISYRGLFVIDNKGILRQITINDLPVGRSVDETLRLVQAFQHTDQYGEVCPAGWQPGGDTIVPDVEKSKAFFSKQ from the exons ATGTCGTCTGGAAACGCTAAAATCGGCAAGCCGGCCCCAGCCTTCAAAGCCACGGCTGTTGTGGATGGACAATTCAAGGACATCCAGCTGTCTGACTACAAAG GAAAGTATGTGGTGTTCTTTTTCTACCCTCTGGACTTCACATTTGTCTGCCCCACTGAGATTGTGGCATTCAGCGACCGAGCTGAAGAATTCCGCAAAATTGGCTGCGAGGTTCTCGGCTGCTCCGTCGACTCTCACTTCAGTCACTTGGCCTG GATCAACACACCAAGAAAGCAGGGGGGTCTGGGTAACATGAAAATCCCCTTGGTGGCAGACCTCACAAAGAACATTTCCAGAGACTATGGTGTGCTGAAGGAGGATGACGGCATTTCATACAG AGGTCTGTTCGTGATTGACAACAAAGGCATTTTGAGGCAGATCACCATCAACGACCTGCCAGTGGGTCGCTCTGTGGATGAAACCCTGCGTCTGGTCCAGGCTTTCCAGCATACTGACCAATATGGTGAAG TGTGTCCTGCGGGCTGGCAGCCAGGCGGTGACACCATTGTTCCTGACGTTGAGAAGAGTAAAGCCTTCTTCTCCAAGCAGTGA
- the pi4k2a gene encoding phosphatidylinositol 4-kinase type 2-alpha, with product MDETSPLVSPLRDSNDFNYGPTEPPSPRGTFGGTPGSVVRIPAGSPSRNRERQPLLDRDRGTQPREPHRNEFPEDPEFREIIRKAERAIEEGIYPERIYQGSSGSYFVKDSHGKIIGVFKPKNEEPYGHLNPKWTKWLQKLCCPCCFGRDCLVLNQGYLSEAGASLVDQKLELNIVPRTKVVYLASETFNYSAIDRVKSRGKRLALEKVPKVGQRFHRIGLPPKVGSFQLFVDGYKDADFWLRRFEAEPLPENTNRQLQLQFERLVVLDYIIRNTGMGNDNWLLKYDCPMDAAGNRETDWVVVKDPIIKLAAIDNGLAFPLKHPDSWRAYPFYWAWLSQAKVPFSEEIRELVVPKLSDPNFIKDLEEDLYELFKKDPGFDRGQFHKQVAVMRGQILNLCQALKDDKTPLQLVQMPPVIVETARAPQRANSESYTQSFQSRRPFFTWW from the exons ATGGACGAGACGAGTCCGCTTGTCTCTCCGCTACGTGACTCCAATGATTTCAACTACGGTCCCACTGAGCCCCCTAGCCCGCGGGGCACCTTCGGAGGCACACCGGGCTCCGTGGTGCGCATCCCCGCCGGCAGTCCTAGTCGCAACCGGGAGAGACAGCCGCTTCTGGACCGGGATCGTGGTACCCAACCGCGGGAGCCTCACCGGAACGAATTCCCGGAGGATCCCGAGTTCAGAGAGATCATCCGCAAGGCCGAGCGAGCCATTGAGGAGGGGATCTACCCAGAGAGGATCTACCAAGGATCCAGTGGTAGCTATTTTGTCAAAGACTCACATGGG AAAATCATTGGCGTGTTCAAACCTAAGAATGAGGAGCCCTATGGCCATCTTAACCCCAAATGGACTAAATGGCTCCAGAAACTGTGCTGTCCGTGCTGTTTTGGTCGCGACTGTTTAGTTCTCAACCAGGGCTACCTCTCAGAGGCCGGCGCTAGCCTGGTGGACCAGAAACTGGAGCTCAATATCGTTCCGAGGACCAAG GTGGTATACTTGGCGAGTGAAACGTTCAACTACAGCGCTATAGACAGGGTTAAGTCTCGAGGTAAAAGACTCGCCTTAGAGAAAGTACCTAAAGTGGGTCAGCGCTTCCATAGGATTGGACTGCCTCCTAAG GTTGGCTCCTTCCAGCTCTTTGTGGACGGATACAAGGATGCAGACTTCTGGCTTCGTAGGTTTGAAGCCGAGCCTCTTCCGGAGAACACCAACCGTCAGCTTCAACTGCAGTTCGAACGCCTCGTAGTACTCGATTACATCATCAGGAACACAGGCAT GGGAAATGACAACTGGCTTCTCAAATATGACTGCCCCATGGACGCTGCAGGGAACCGG GAAACAGACTGGGTCGTAGTGAAGGACCCAATAATTAAGCTGGCAGCCATAGACAATGGTCTAGCTTTCCCTCTCAAACATCCTGACTCCTGGAGAGCAT ACCCGTTCTACTGGGCATGGCTTTCCCAGGCCAAAGTTCCTTTCTCCGAGGAAATCCGAGAGCTAGTCGTACCAAAACTCTCAGACCCAAATTTTATCAAAGATCTCGAAGAAGACCTCTACGAACTATTTAAG AAAGACCCTGGTTTTGACCGAGGACAGTTTCACAAGCAGGTCGCTGTCATgagggggcag ATTCTGAACCTGTGCCAAGCCCTAAAGGATGATAAAACACCCCTCCAGTTGGTACAGATGCCCCCAGTGATTGTCGAAACTGCCAGGGCCCCCCAGAGAGCCAATAGCGAGTCGTACACGCAGAGCTTCCAGAGTCGAAGACCTTTCTTCACCTGGTGGTAG